In Erpetoichthys calabaricus chromosome 11, fErpCal1.3, whole genome shotgun sequence, the DNA window GTTGAAGAAAAATACATATATGTCTTGAAAgaagcttttaaaaaaaacaaaatgcaaatgatGATGATCATGCATTAAAGTCTATGAACTGGAATGCTGAGGTTTCTGTCAATAATCTGAGATCAAaacttccttttttcattttcaatcctTACAGGCCAGTAATCCAGTCTACTTTATttgtagagcacatttaaaagcaACAGAAGTTGACCAAAATGCTCTACAGCTTTACAGATAAACcaatagaaacatatatatggggcaaaaaaaaaaggttatcaGGTGGGATTTAAGTCACCAAAGATGGTATTGACTTAATACAAAAAGGTAAGAATATTCCAGAGTTTAGGGGCAGCAACTGCAAAAGCATGGTCTCATGTGAGCTTAAGTCTAGAGTTTTGTACAACCAATAACTTCTGGTCAGAAGTCCTCCATCATCATGAAGGAGAGTAAGGGTGTAAGAGGTCCGTTAGATAAAAAGGGGCTAAACCATTCAGGGACTTAAAAACTAACAGTAAAGTTTTAAACTCGATCCTGTAgcaaacaggaagccagtgaagagaagctaaaGCTGGTGTGATATGATTCTGTTTTCGTGGACATGTTAGAAGCCTGACATCAGCATTATGGGCTAGCCGAAGAAGACCAAGGGATGACTGATTTACTACAATGTATGAGTTGCAGTAGTCAAGCCAAGAAGAGACAAACACATGAATTAGTGTTTCAAAGTCATGCACAGGAAGAAAGGGCTTGAACTTTGCCAATACCCGGAGCTGATAGAAACAGGCTTAAACAACAAAGTTAATTTGATTATCAAAATCACACCAAGATTTTTTGCAAAGGCTTGCCAAGGGAAAACCTTGATTAATTTCTGTAGCACAAGTAAGGTCGGAAGGTCCAAAATGCacatttctctctcctcccccccccccccccccccattagacTAAGAAAATTAAGTGACATCCATGTTTTAATATCTTCCAGACATTCCAATAAAGGTTTAAGAGAATCTGTTTTGATCTGTTTCAGTGGAACATGTATATGCGTATGATTAAAATGGTCTTctgccccccacccccaaaaaagAAAGCATCAAGGATCAATATTGGCaaaaaagagagatgaagttagtagggttttttttttcttccccctaCTCAAGCTATAGTAAAATGTCTGAGGAAGGGACTGCATGTTAGAGAAATGCGTAATTTAAAGAGTAGTAGCTTGTTTTGTTTATTCTATATGTCATTTGTAAAATAGAAATTGTTTTTGGACCTAAATTCACTAATAGTCAACTCAAAGACACactctttatttttctattcaaATTCAAGTTTGCCTCATATTATTGTGTTTGGGCCCAAAAGACTACACCTGTATAAGCAATGTAAATTTTAGTTATTTAATGTTAAACTGTGAAAACTGACagggctgtgtttgtgtgtgggtgtttttttgttttgttttttttctgcaaatgctGTACAGGCCTTGGCCTTCTATCGTCCAACACCACTTTCAGGGATAAATTTAGTAATTAGAGAAGGAACTGAACACAAGTATCTCTTATGCTGATGACATGGTACTACTCTATCACAGATTCAAGCTTCTCATTGCCAATTCATATTAAATGTGTTGGAAGAATTTTAGAGCATCTCTGGGTTCATCATTCAGTTGAATAATAGGTTACTTTCCCAGTCATACTAAATTTGAGATCTTGTTTTGATGATAGTCTTAGAACTGATCAGATACTTGGGAGTTATAGGCAcaaggacatttttaaaaatctaagtTTTGTAATGTAAGTGAAAGCATCAAGCAAGGTAGTATTATTAATACAAGGTGATAATTTTAGCTCTATTTGGCTATGAGAATTTTTGTattgtcaaaatgtttatttgtgttgTCTTGTAGCATTTAGGTATGGATCTGTCaaggcaggttttattttatacagtataagctATTTGTTTGTGTCCATGTCTCTGTGTCTTGCCGTTGTATACATGGAAAATGGACTGTATTACATCATAATGTGTTTTGCTTTGCACAACTACTTCTAAATTTATTTAGAAGGAATTaccattttctattttgtttttatgtttttagtaTTTCTTCCAATAAAATTACACTCATTTATAGTAATGGATGAAATTATAGTCATAAGTGATGATGAAAATGAGTATTCACGAACTTTAAATGATTCCTCTGTGATACTTGAAGATTTTGATCCAGGtaaggtatttttgatactcctttgTTTTATTCCTAGTAATGGCATATTATGTAGGTAACGAACACTGACTGATTATTGCTGTTTTACACTAAAAACAGGTGTGTATGGAGCAGAAAAGAGAGATTCGCCTAAACATACATGAAAACTTCTTTGCAGAACATGGAAAACTGACTTCTTTCCATATTTTTATGTCGCCCAGAAAAAACATTTCCTAAATGTACTGCATGACAAAATTGTTGGCATTTCAAACAGAGGCCTttcaaactaacatttttttaaactatattcCATAATGTGTTGGTCAGTTATGTTTGTGGGGAATATATCATTAGTCTGATTTCAATGTTTAAAATGACCAGCATTAAAtcgttttgtgttttattagaaTTTGTGGGGATGGTATTCCTCCAATTAATTTCCaaaactttgtcttttttttattaagcaaCTATTTACTCACCCTGTCAGATtcttttgactgtttaataatacattttatgtttgcaATATTCACCCTGTTCAATGTATTCTTTGTCAGCGTTGCTGTTTTCATCCAttcaaataagaaaattaattttgtgtaaTGCGAGTATAGTACTATACCCTTTACAGCTTTTTACAGTTTAAGCATAGGGAGAAACAAACCATGAACTAGAGGTACTGATTGTACTATCAAAAAGTTGCATGAGCTTCTGGCTAAAATCTGTCTCCCTTTTTATTGAATTTCTCAGTCTTCCCACTCccccaaccaaaaaaaaagtttgtatcaaagtctggaattttattttaacacacaACTGCAGTCATATAGAATATTTACCTTGTGTTACTGACAATCCATGTAATTTCAAAAGTGTTCCAAGTTATAAATGTCAGGTTGCTTTTTGAGCTGGTTAAATAATGCAGCTTTAAATGTGCCTCAAGGTAATAGACATTGAAGTGAAGAATGaaacatgtttttatataaatattatctaTTTACTTACCCTTCTAGCTGTTGATCGTGAACAACAGTGCAGAAATGAAGAAATAGTTGATGAAGAGTCTGGACTTTCTGTAACTTACTCCAAAAGAGGGGATGTGTTGCCCCATGCAAGATATGACTGTGCCGTTCACCCCTTCAGGTAACATCCCAGTGATACAGTCAACTTTAGAGCTAAACACTTTATGCACTAAGGGATTTTTGGAATTATTGCACCTAAATTACATACTACCATATTACCCACAAATAAATAGCTGATACTCCTTTATTGTAATAAAGGAATTACAAATGTCTGAAGAGTGGCAGGTACAAAACTTCaaatttttaaagaaagtatttttatgattaagaaccttttatttataccaATATCAAATCTGTGATTTAGGGATTTCTCTTCAAAAAATTGTAATTTGCAGTATATAACCAAGATGTTTTGTGATGCATAAGCCTGCAGTCAAGTTTCTTTTATGCCAGAATCTGTCCGCTATCATCAAGTTTAGATGTCCTATCTCATAATAttgcaaagttatactgtttgCCACAAGGTGTCCCCTCTTTTTGAAAACTTTGTTTTCTTGCACCTGAACAATCTCTTATAACAAGTATTGAAGTTGTGTGTGGGGTGTTTGcgtttttaagaaaaatatatatatatgtataacactttatactgtatatatccctGAAGCAGCAAATATGTACTTATCAAaatctttactttcaaaattatttttaatgccaGTCCTTGAAGCAATTTAATTTACCACAAAACATGAGGAAGCATGGCTCACAAGCATATGTGATATGTTCACATTGTAACCTGCCCCTCTACCCCTACCCCATGTTTTCCCTGGGATCAACAGAGTCTTGAAAGACTTTTATCCTACTTCTCATCACGCTCCCTTCAACCTCCCTGACCACTAAGCCACTGTTTTGTAATTTTccctatatttatatactgtctaGTGTACTAGGTAGGTGACATTCTTGTGTTAAATTATTCAGACCATATGGTGTTTTTACTAAAATGCATTTGATGGGGGGGGTTACTGTGTGGTGAGATAAGCACAAGTGGTTCAGCCacttatgttttaattaaaattgtcTAGGCTTTTTTGAACTATGCTATTTGAGATTGTCAGTTAtggttttcataagttttatgaaACTGTTAAACCATTATCGATTCACTTTGCACATAGACTTGTGTAAAGTAGTTCTGTTTCATGCCATGTCTATAATTAATGGCAAATATAAGTTTTTGATTTACAGTTTGAATACACCTTTGTGTGAGTAGATATTTATCTGCACACTATCCACCACGGTTTCAAACTTGCACAGGTAACCTAATGGCATCACCACATTCCAGGCATACAATATTTGTGCTGTCATTTAGTCTATCCttagaaaatgtctttttttttttttttttaaaaacttggtTTAAAATATTTTGGCCTTCCATAAGGAACTGATCAGTCTGAGCCAATGTCGCCATGTCATTGCAGCTTTTCAGACAATCATATGTGTACACCAATGGAAAACAACATGACATTTTGTGAGCAGTGCTACTGCTACATCTGTGGCAAGCTTGCGTCAGAGGTAAGCTCCAATTACATTACTGTGTTCTTTTACTCAGTTGTTTTTTGTATTAATCTGTgaagataaaaatatgaaaaggcaTCCAGAACTACATTTATGATTCCTCATAAGATTTCAGGAAGCAGAATTTTACTATGAGAAGACATGTCTGCAGCTTTTAACATTTACCTTGTAGTCTTTCTGCATGTATTGACAttggttttaatttttcagtgtctgtCCTGGATTACTCCTTCCATTTGTCACTGTAATGCTCATAAAAGGAGTGCATTTTGGAAAATGGAAAGAGAGAAGGCTAGTTTAGGCATactttttgaatttcattttgacCTCTTAGAAATAGATGCTGATCTACAGGAAGCAGGCaagtattttgattattttttcctgTTCTGATCGTACGAATGCCACAATAAAAGTTTCTGTATTCAATACTGCTGACATTTTATGATACTCTATACCTATTCAATACCACATCAAAGACGGGTATCCCATtcatgtaattaaaatgtaattgttcatgTGAACAATTTTATACCTTTTCTGTAATAAtggtacaaaatatataaatactaatgaTAACATTAGCTTTAAAATTGTGATGTTTTCTTTAAGTATTTACCTAAATATCATTTAAGCAAAGTAGTATTGGCATTGATAGATATCAAAATACAATATGTGGCTTGGGGGATTGACAATGGGGATTCCACCTTCATAACAAGTATGGTTGAGTtggtaatattttcatttaaacactaACTGACTTTGTAAAGCTGTTCTTGTAGCAACATTCTTTTAAAATCTGGATTGCTGGAGAATTACTCTAACAGcagcaaatgttacaaacttaGATTTGTTTTagtaaagggttttttttttttgtttttttttttaaagtaatattgagtaatatttaacaaatgagtaatttaactttttaaatccacacagaagtgtggaagatgctctgcttgttatcttacatcaaatctatacctttcttgatcagcctggttcatatgtcagagcactatttttggattcttcttcagcgttcaatactatacagcctcatatactgattgggaaattaaacagtatgagtgtaaacccatttatcacactatgggttcagaactttcttttaaatcgttcacagacagttaaagttcaggacactttttttcAATAGctattcattcaaacacaggaagtccacaggggtgtgacttatcaccattactgtttactctgtacacaagtgacctgagacagaacaatgaccactgctccattattaagtatgcggatgacaccatcatcataggatgcatatctggggaggatgaaagccactatctaaatcaagtggactgtatggtaaactgaatgtaaaaaagaccaaagaaatatttgattttaagagacagaaatctgtatgttcacctattgtagttctgggagaggaggtagaaatagtgaatgaatataaatacttaggaatttacctagataacaatcttaactggaatacaaatacaaaaaaattattttctaaatgcaaccagtgcttatttctcctccataaactcaaactattttaaagtagacaaggacctcatgttgtccttctgtcgcagtatgatccagtctgtgatcactttcagtttcattgcctactttaatagtctgacaaaccaaaactcaaaaaagctccagcagattacgaagtatgcagctaaagttattggggctgatgtagatgatttgactagtgtgtgtcagagggcaatgctaaagaaactggaaatcatctcaactgatgacagacatccattacatgtagaactaaacttcagtaaatcaggaaggatagttgctttgaaaacccacacaaatcgctccagaaactcctttcttcctagtgccatacgacttttcaataagaaatatcggagataatgtttaaggttttgatatatatcctgttacctttttttgtgtaaatatgttttatctaactgccttaccttaacctttcttatttctatttgtctgttttatttcattctgtctgttacctgttattagatgcaactgagaaggcaaatttcatgttttcttgtgtaaacatgactaaataaagaaacctaaacctaacttAAACCTAAATGTCACAATTTCcttgacattttaattttctactcTCCCCCTACACCCCTCCACCCCCCGATTTGACCCCACTGTAAGGCTTCCTGTGTGAAATCacatttttagttttaccattaaGCCATCATTTCAGAACTCGGGTAAAACAgcttttgtttgtctgtttttccACATGTCTTACTTGAGTTACTGCATATTATTGCTTATGTCCATGcacaaatccagaattagaaaattaaCTTCTAAGTAAAGGAATGCATTGCGTTCACCAGCATACCATTCAAATATGATGTGCTTTTTCCCCCCAAGTTCATTACATGTTCATGAATATATTCCCTAAAATTAGTTTGCCTGCAAATATAAAGGGACACAAATTTAGCATTTTAGAGATTCATATTCTGGAAAGAAATATACAGCTTTGGCAGTcctgctgactgtgtgtgtgtctgcaatTAGGCATTTCTTTTAATGAAATATCTGTTTCCTCCCACTTCCCACAGTTCTACGTGTGTGATAGGTTTCCTCAGCAACCCTGAACTGTATATGCTGGTTAGAAAATGTCCATCTAAGTATCTGTTATGTGCACGCCTACAGATGGATAATCTGATATTGAATATGAAGCCTGCAGTGCTTTATCAATACAGTGTCGTACACAGTTCTACAAGACAATTTGATCATGCCATCATTTCATCTCCTGTCAGAAATTTGACATTACAAGATAAATTATTACATTACATGTTATTGCATACATCACTGTGCTGTCAAAACATGCATAAATCTTTTTTTCTGAACTCGCCccataatgggataaaagtgGCAGTATCAAaagcctgtgtgtgcgcgtgtatTCCCGCAGTTGCACACTGAAATTCCCCTGCTTTGAACTCTAAGCATTTCCAGACAAgacttctgctgtttttgttttcaacatgTTAATACAGTGCTGTAGAACTATCACTGTGAGCCGTTTTCATATGTAGTTATTCCTCATGGTTATTCTCACATATTATTGTGCCTTTTgaagtaatttttactttttatactgTAAAAAAGCTAGTaccgtcatttttttttttctttttgcaattgTGGTATCGACATGGTACAGAcgtatcaattttattttatctatttatttttaaaacattgccaAGGATCTTTACATTTAACTAGGAATCACGTACTGGTTTCTAACAAAGTATTGCTTAATGCCATGATTTCAATTTGAGTACATGTATACTTGCATTTTCATGTCCCTGTggtatttttctttctgtcccGAATCTGACATCCACTTAACTGCTTTAGATATTCTTTTTCTACAGTATCAAATGACAATGCCACACTAAAAGACAGtgattctatatttatttatttttttattaagggTGTATTTTGCATAGGTTTGAAGAAAATTTGAATAAGGAATACACAAAGTTCTTACTTGGAACAAAAACAACCATTCATTCTCATGGGCCTTGCAAATGTTCCTGTCATAAGAAAGGGAAGAAGAATAGCAGTTGTACATCATGCAGTTCAGCACATGTGGAAATTTTAAGTTATGAGTAAGTGAGTTTGATTTCCAGTGAGTTTTTACTTCATTTGGATGTCATGCTTTTGTTTGGAGAAAGCAGTTGCAATGGGTTAGAAattagtgttttaaagaaaaggacatTTCTGCATGTTGCTTTTAGTCAAGAGATGAAGGGCAATGGGCACCCTTTGTTTGAGCCTGGGATAAGTGA includes these proteins:
- the LOC127529614 gene encoding uncharacterized protein LOC127529614, translating into MDEIIVISDDENEYSRTLNDSSVILEDFDPAVDREQQCRNEEIVDEESGLSVTYSKRGDVLPHARYDCAVHPFSFSDNHMCTPMENNMTFCEQCYCYICGKLASECLSWITPSICHCNAHKRSAFWKMEREKASLGILFEFHFDLLEIDADLQEAGKYFDYFFLF